The Streptomyces sp. NBC_01775 genome includes a region encoding these proteins:
- a CDS encoding mannitol dehydrogenase family protein, whose product MTAADPTRLGRAALRGLPPECRPALDPEALRTRVVHLGLGAFHRAHQAVWTEQAAARSGEPWGITAVAPRSPGTARALREQDFLYSLTERRPDGAATRVIAALTGALVMSDDAARVDALLADPAVTVVTLTVTEKGYHRRPGRAGQQGTALDRAAPAVAADLERTTAGDGHARLTTVIGRLAAGLAARMRSGAAPVTVVSCDNMADNGAVLGAAVREFTAASGWPDRQTVLDRMAEAVAFPATVVDRIVPATTDSDLDRAAAALGVRDTAAVTGEPYRQWVLEDSFAAPRPPWELDGALFVPDVAPYQLTKLRLLNGSHSALAHLGTAAGRDTVADALDTDWGAPLVRALCAEVAPTLPPGGPDPAAYAADLVTRFSNPAMGHRLDQIAADGSLKLPERWLPALRTLRAAGAATPLLELALAGWVHATHPDGKAADPAAEALAACWHSHPEPTGTVRALLTALGAPDLAEDTALTGAVAARLPALRAGRIEV is encoded by the coding sequence GTGACCGCCGCCGACCCCACCCGCCTCGGCCGCGCGGCCCTGCGCGGCCTCCCGCCCGAGTGCCGACCGGCACTCGACCCGGAAGCGCTGCGCACCCGCGTCGTCCACCTCGGGCTCGGCGCCTTCCACCGGGCCCACCAGGCCGTCTGGACCGAGCAGGCCGCCGCCCGCTCCGGTGAGCCCTGGGGCATCACCGCGGTCGCGCCCCGCTCCCCGGGCACCGCGCGGGCGCTGCGCGAGCAGGACTTCCTCTACTCGCTCACCGAGCGCCGCCCGGACGGCGCCGCCACCCGCGTCATCGCCGCGCTGACCGGGGCGCTGGTGATGTCCGACGACGCCGCGCGCGTCGACGCGCTGCTCGCCGACCCCGCCGTCACGGTCGTCACCCTCACCGTCACCGAAAAGGGCTACCACCGCCGCCCGGGACGCGCCGGGCAACAAGGCACCGCCTTGGACCGGGCCGCACCGGCCGTCGCGGCGGACCTGGAGCGCACCACGGCCGGGGACGGCCACGCGCGGCTGACCACCGTCATCGGACGGCTCGCCGCCGGACTGGCCGCGCGGATGCGGTCCGGCGCCGCGCCGGTCACCGTCGTCTCCTGCGACAACATGGCGGACAACGGGGCCGTACTCGGCGCGGCCGTGCGCGAGTTCACCGCCGCCAGTGGCTGGCCCGACCGGCAGACCGTGCTCGACCGCATGGCCGAAGCCGTCGCCTTCCCCGCCACGGTCGTCGACCGGATCGTGCCCGCCACCACGGACTCCGACCTCGACCGTGCCGCGGCGGCGCTCGGTGTGCGGGACACCGCGGCCGTGACCGGCGAGCCGTACCGGCAGTGGGTGCTGGAGGACTCCTTCGCGGCGCCCCGGCCGCCCTGGGAGCTGGACGGCGCGCTGTTCGTCCCCGATGTCGCGCCCTACCAGCTCACCAAACTGCGGCTGCTCAACGGCTCCCACTCGGCCCTCGCCCACCTGGGGACAGCCGCCGGACGCGACACCGTCGCGGACGCCCTGGACACGGACTGGGGCGCGCCGCTGGTACGGGCCCTGTGCGCCGAAGTGGCCCCCACTCTGCCGCCGGGCGGGCCCGATCCCGCGGCCTACGCCGCCGACCTGGTCACCCGCTTCAGCAACCCGGCGATGGGCCACCGGCTGGACCAGATCGCCGCCGACGGCTCGTTGAAGCTCCCCGAACGCTGGCTGCCCGCCCTGCGCACCCTGCGCGCGGCCGGCGCCGCCACGCCCCTCCTCGAACTCGCCCTCGCCGGATGGGTCCACGCCACCCACCCGGACGGGAAGGCCGCCGACCCCGCGGCCGAGGCCCTCGCCGCCTGCTGGCACTCCCATCCGGAGCCC
- a CDS encoding GntR family transcriptional regulator: MADSNRRATSRRAIYEQLRQKVLTLDLAPGAAISENELAASLGVSRTPVRESLIMLAQDGLVQIFPKIGSFVSRVDPAQVADAQFLREAVELAALEDLPDELDPGLVEELRENLEHQRGPGLGLEDFFALDEAFHQGLLRLSGHFNAWTTVAAAKGHLDRARRLGLYEHASSAEFAAQHGEIFEAAVSGDTDRARTAMRTHLRAVFSDIERIRAHSPHLFAADSGTVPVRRSVAVWE, encoded by the coding sequence ATGGCTGACTCGAACCGGCGGGCGACCAGTCGGCGCGCGATCTACGAACAGCTGCGCCAGAAGGTCTTGACCCTCGACCTCGCCCCGGGCGCCGCCATCTCCGAGAACGAGCTGGCGGCCTCCCTGGGGGTGAGCCGCACCCCGGTCCGGGAGAGCTTGATCATGCTGGCCCAGGACGGGCTGGTGCAGATCTTCCCCAAGATCGGCTCCTTCGTCTCCCGGGTGGACCCGGCCCAGGTCGCGGACGCCCAGTTCCTGCGCGAGGCGGTCGAACTGGCCGCGCTGGAGGATCTGCCCGACGAGCTGGACCCCGGCCTGGTCGAGGAGCTGCGCGAGAACCTGGAGCACCAGCGCGGCCCCGGCCTCGGGCTGGAGGACTTCTTCGCCCTGGACGAGGCGTTCCACCAGGGGCTGCTGCGGCTCAGCGGCCATTTCAACGCCTGGACGACCGTCGCCGCCGCCAAGGGACATCTGGACCGGGCCCGCAGGCTCGGGCTCTACGAGCACGCGTCGTCGGCCGAGTTCGCCGCCCAGCACGGAGAGATCTTCGAGGCGGCCGTCAGCGGCGACACGGACCGCGCCCGTACCGCCATGCGCACCCATCTGCGCGCGGTCTTCAGCGACATCGAGCGCATCCGCGCCCACTCCCCCCACCTGTTCGCCGCCGACTCCGGCACCGTTCCGGTCCGCCGCAGCGTCGCGGTCTGGGAGTAG
- a CDS encoding aliphatic sulfonate ABC transporter substrate-binding protein yields the protein MPGSTIRRTVTALFSVTALTFAMNACSTGASGDDNTVNFGYIGDYNGASLLAIAQKQGLWKKQGLTAKTKVFNNGPVQIQALGSGDLDYGYIGPGAMWLPASGKAKVITLNTLTYADRVIGQPGIKTMKDLKGKRVGVPEGTSGDMILNIALEKAGMTTKDIQKIAMDPSTVVSSFTSGKIDGAGIFYPAIDTIKKKVPKTEEVASTKDTKDSFPTAFVAGNRVPEGKNKKVIKVLQQANDWRKKHPEESIALSAKMLHVSKAQAKADASHVETLSTDDLAAKTKSGEAGRWLKKLGDFFVRNKQLDKNPDPADYYTGDLYQKAHTG from the coding sequence ATGCCCGGAAGCACCATCCGCCGCACTGTGACCGCGCTCTTCTCCGTCACCGCCCTCACCTTCGCCATGAACGCGTGCTCCACCGGCGCTTCCGGGGACGACAACACGGTCAACTTCGGCTACATAGGCGACTACAACGGCGCCAGTCTGCTGGCCATCGCCCAGAAGCAGGGCCTGTGGAAGAAGCAGGGCCTCACCGCGAAGACGAAGGTGTTCAACAACGGACCGGTGCAGATCCAGGCACTCGGCTCCGGCGACCTCGACTACGGCTACATCGGCCCCGGCGCCATGTGGCTGCCCGCCTCCGGCAAGGCGAAGGTCATCACGCTCAACACGCTGACCTATGCCGACCGCGTCATCGGGCAGCCCGGCATCAAGACGATGAAGGACCTCAAGGGCAAGCGGGTCGGCGTACCCGAGGGCACGTCCGGCGACATGATCCTCAACATCGCGCTGGAGAAGGCCGGGATGACCACGAAGGACATCCAGAAGATCGCGATGGACCCGTCCACCGTCGTCTCCTCCTTCACCTCCGGGAAGATCGACGGCGCCGGCATCTTCTACCCCGCCATCGACACCATCAAGAAGAAGGTCCCGAAGACGGAGGAGGTGGCCAGCACCAAGGACACCAAGGACTCCTTCCCCACCGCCTTCGTCGCCGGCAACAGGGTGCCGGAGGGGAAGAACAAGAAGGTGATCAAGGTGCTCCAGCAGGCCAACGACTGGCGCAAGAAGCACCCGGAGGAGTCCATCGCCCTGTCCGCCAAGATGCTGCACGTCAGCAAGGCCCAGGCGAAGGCCGACGCCTCGCACGTCGAGACGCTCTCCACCGACGATCTGGCGGCGAAGACCAAGAGCGGCGAGGCGGGCCGCTGGCTGAAGAAGCTCGGGGACTTCTTCGTCCGCAACAAGCAGCTGGACAAGAACCCCGACCCGGCCGACTACTACACCGGCGACCTCTACCAGAAGGCGCACACCGGCTGA
- a CDS encoding ABC transporter ATP-binding protein produces the protein MNSKISFQDVVKTFPLKGTEFTALDRVSLDIADQEFVTVVGPSGCGKSTLMSMAAGLQEPSAGQVLVDGKPVTGPGPDRGVIFQQYALFPWLTVRQNVEFGLKLASVPAEERRRRAEQAIDLVGLDDFADALPKTLSGGMKQRCAIARAYAVDPQVLLMDEPFGALDALTRVQLQDQLLATWSREKRTVLFITHDVDEAVYLASRVVVMAARPGRIHRVIDVDLPYPRTEEIRLSAEFRQIRNTVWTSVYHQEPAAEALR, from the coding sequence ATGAACAGCAAGATCAGTTTTCAGGACGTGGTGAAGACCTTCCCGCTGAAGGGGACCGAGTTCACCGCCCTGGACAGGGTGTCCCTGGACATCGCCGACCAGGAGTTCGTCACCGTCGTCGGCCCCTCCGGCTGCGGCAAGTCCACCCTGATGAGCATGGCCGCCGGACTCCAGGAACCCAGCGCGGGCCAGGTGCTGGTGGACGGGAAGCCGGTGACCGGGCCGGGCCCCGACCGAGGGGTGATATTCCAGCAGTACGCCCTCTTCCCCTGGCTGACCGTGCGGCAGAACGTGGAGTTCGGCCTCAAGCTCGCCTCCGTGCCCGCCGAGGAGCGGCGCCGCCGCGCGGAGCAGGCCATCGACCTGGTCGGGCTGGACGACTTCGCCGACGCGCTGCCCAAGACCCTGTCCGGCGGCATGAAACAGCGCTGCGCCATCGCCCGTGCCTACGCGGTGGACCCACAGGTCCTGCTCATGGACGAGCCGTTCGGCGCGCTCGACGCCCTCACCCGGGTGCAGTTGCAAGATCAGCTGCTGGCCACCTGGAGCCGCGAGAAGCGCACCGTGCTGTTCATCACCCACGATGTCGACGAGGCCGTCTATCTGGCCAGCCGGGTGGTGGTCATGGCCGCCAGGCCCGGCCGTATCCACCGCGTCATCGACGTGGATCTGCCCTACCCCCGCACCGAGGAGATCCGGCTCTCCGCGGAGTTCCGGCAGATCCGCAACACGGTGTGGACGTCCGTCTACCACCAGGAGCCCGCCGCGGAAGCGCTTCGCTGA
- a CDS encoding sulfatase-like hydrolase/transferase — protein sequence MTDQHRVDTLGAYGNPHVRTPHLDRLAAEGTRFDSFYTPTAICTPARASLLTGAAPFRHKLLANYERNVGYLEDLADDQFTFAGQLRAEGYRLGLMGKWHGGVRRTAADYGFEGPDLAGWHNPVDHPDYLAYLEEHGLPPYRITDHVRGTTPNGSPGNLLAARLHQPVEATFEYYLATRTIEMMRRWAEDGVGGAGDGTGAGDGTGAGSGTGAAAGAAGEDRPFFLATHFFGPHLPYILPDAYYDMYDPALVELPASVSETFAAKPPVQSNYSKLWAFDTMPLEESRKLIAVYWGYVTLIDEQIGRILDAMRELGLEEHTAVFFTADHGEFTGAHRLHDKGPAMYEDIYRIPGLLKVPGAPRGQVRDEFVSLTDCAATILDLAGSDTKPAVDSRSLLPLAAGERPEWDEHHLAEFHGHHFPYPQRMLRTRRHKLVVNPESRNELYDLKADPDELHNRYDHPELRDVRAELTRTLYGLLRERGDNFFHWMTPMYDVETDYDTTLSAFESEPATAGVPGRTAEDHS from the coding sequence ATGACCGACCAGCACCGGGTGGACACCCTCGGTGCCTACGGCAACCCCCATGTCCGCACCCCCCACCTGGACCGGCTCGCGGCCGAGGGCACCCGGTTCGACAGCTTCTACACCCCCACCGCCATCTGCACCCCGGCCCGCGCCAGCCTGCTCACCGGCGCGGCGCCGTTCCGCCACAAGCTGCTGGCCAACTACGAGCGCAATGTCGGCTACCTGGAGGACCTCGCCGACGACCAGTTCACCTTCGCCGGGCAACTGCGCGCCGAGGGCTACCGGCTGGGGCTGATGGGCAAGTGGCACGGAGGCGTGCGGCGCACCGCCGCCGACTACGGCTTCGAGGGCCCGGACCTGGCGGGCTGGCACAACCCCGTGGACCACCCGGACTACCTCGCCTACCTGGAGGAGCACGGCCTCCCGCCGTACCGCATCACCGACCACGTACGCGGCACCACGCCCAACGGCAGCCCCGGCAACCTCCTCGCCGCCCGGCTGCACCAGCCCGTCGAGGCGACCTTCGAGTACTACCTCGCCACCCGCACCATCGAGATGATGCGCCGCTGGGCGGAGGACGGGGTGGGGGGAGCCGGGGACGGAACGGGAGCGGGGGATGGAACGGGAGCGGGGAGCGGAACGGGAGCTGCCGCCGGAGCGGCCGGAGAGGACAGGCCGTTCTTCCTGGCCACCCACTTCTTCGGACCGCACCTGCCCTACATCCTCCCGGACGCCTACTACGACATGTACGACCCCGCGCTGGTCGAGCTGCCGGCGTCGGTGAGCGAGACCTTCGCCGCGAAGCCGCCGGTGCAGAGCAACTACAGCAAGCTGTGGGCCTTCGACACGATGCCGCTGGAGGAGAGCCGGAAGCTGATCGCCGTCTACTGGGGCTATGTGACGCTCATCGACGAACAGATCGGACGGATCCTCGACGCGATGCGCGAACTGGGGCTGGAGGAACACACCGCGGTGTTCTTCACCGCCGACCACGGCGAGTTCACCGGCGCCCACCGGCTGCACGACAAGGGCCCGGCGATGTACGAGGACATCTACCGGATCCCCGGCCTCCTGAAGGTCCCCGGCGCGCCGCGCGGCCAGGTGCGGGACGAGTTCGTCTCGCTCACCGACTGCGCCGCCACCATCCTCGACCTCGCGGGCAGCGACACCAAGCCGGCCGTCGACAGCCGCAGCCTGCTGCCGCTGGCCGCGGGCGAGCGGCCCGAGTGGGACGAGCACCACCTGGCGGAGTTCCACGGCCACCACTTCCCGTATCCGCAGCGCATGCTGCGCACCCGCCGCCACAAGCTGGTGGTCAACCCCGAGTCGCGCAACGAGCTGTACGACCTGAAGGCCGACCCCGACGAGCTGCACAACCGCTACGACCACCCCGAACTGCGGGACGTCCGGGCGGAGCTGACCCGCACCCTGTACGGCCTGCTGCGCGAGCGGGGCGACAACTTCTTCCACTGGATGACACCGATGTACGACGTGGAGACCGACTACGACACCACGCTCTCGGCGTTCGAGAGCGAGCCCGCGACCGCCGGTGTGCCGGGGCGGACAGCGGAGGACCACTCGTGA
- a CDS encoding ABC transporter permease: MAVIVPPEKTAVAQAPRRTARRSRRRPLALNAAALVAGVVVWAVVAALGLVENLPTPLAVAQKAGDMVADGTLTTDTLASLRRVFLGYALGVVVAVPVGFLMGWYSTVRALVEPYIQFFRTIPPLALIPLTVVLLGIGEVPKIAVICLASFMACVVASFQGVVDVDRTLINAARVLGASDRVIFAKVVVPASTPFILVGMRIGLGASWATVVAAELIGAQEGLGYRMQKASTWFEMDTIFVSLITIGVLGLLMDRLLLLAERRLTGWQERR; encoded by the coding sequence ATGGCCGTGATCGTCCCGCCCGAGAAGACCGCCGTGGCACAGGCCCCGCGGCGCACCGCGCGCCGCTCCCGACGACGGCCGCTCGCCCTCAACGCCGCCGCGCTGGTGGCCGGTGTCGTCGTCTGGGCGGTCGTGGCCGCGCTCGGTCTGGTCGAGAACCTGCCGACCCCGCTCGCCGTGGCGCAAAAGGCCGGTGACATGGTCGCCGACGGCACCCTGACCACCGACACACTCGCCAGCTTGCGCCGGGTCTTCCTCGGCTATGCCCTGGGTGTTGTCGTGGCCGTGCCCGTGGGCTTCCTCATGGGCTGGTACTCGACCGTGCGTGCCCTGGTCGAGCCCTACATCCAGTTCTTCCGCACGATCCCGCCGCTCGCGCTCATCCCGCTCACGGTCGTGCTGCTGGGGATCGGCGAGGTCCCGAAGATCGCGGTGATCTGCCTCGCCTCCTTCATGGCCTGCGTCGTCGCCTCCTTCCAGGGCGTGGTCGACGTGGACCGCACTCTCATCAACGCCGCCCGGGTCCTGGGCGCCTCGGACCGGGTCATCTTCGCCAAAGTGGTCGTCCCGGCCTCCACGCCGTTCATCCTCGTCGGCATGCGCATCGGGCTCGGCGCCTCCTGGGCCACGGTGGTCGCGGCCGAACTCATCGGCGCCCAGGAGGGGCTGGGCTATCGGATGCAGAAGGCGTCCACCTGGTTCGAGATGGACACGATCTTCGTGTCCCTGATCACCATCGGCGTGCTCGGCCTGCTCATGGACCGGCTGCTGCTGCTCGCCGAACGACGGCTCACCGGCTGGCAGGAGCGACGATGA
- a CDS encoding ROK family transcriptional regulator, with product MLSGMQAHDGPTQAPDGPLTRLRKSHEQSVLDLLRKHGPLSRAELGAHSGLSRTTLYDIVAGLVESDTVVASTPPAEVRRRGRPVEKLSLNPDAGEAIGIDFARRAVHVSAVNVAHEMLGSASEAHPPDLTWSERADIAERLLGSLGGGSPSGASGASDGRAARRGTLRLGSLSAIGVGVVGPIADPGCEDTPALSAHVLPGLLRERFGVPVLLDNNTRLAALAEAVWGAAADAGDVLYLRLSHGVGGGLVVGGSLHRGMYGMSGEFGHITVDPYGAPCECGGTGCLETVASLDAVLHRYRSAGGRAEDISAFLSAAASGDETAHAVLDRAGTDIGTVLAAVCNAVGPGVIVIGGELAEAGAALTDPVERALHTHVMPMARHRVRVRRATLGEAGSALGGIALVLHETPLLSRYPQPVSEEHA from the coding sequence ATGCTGTCCGGCATGCAGGCACACGACGGTCCCACTCAGGCGCCCGACGGTCCGCTGACGCGGCTGCGCAAGAGTCATGAGCAGTCCGTCCTGGACCTGCTCCGCAAGCACGGGCCGCTCAGCCGGGCTGAGCTGGGAGCGCACAGCGGCCTGTCGCGCACGACGTTGTACGACATCGTCGCGGGCCTGGTGGAGAGCGACACCGTGGTCGCCTCCACCCCGCCCGCCGAGGTGCGGCGCCGCGGCCGGCCGGTCGAGAAGCTCAGCCTCAATCCGGACGCCGGAGAGGCGATCGGCATCGACTTCGCCCGCCGGGCCGTGCACGTCTCCGCGGTCAACGTCGCCCACGAGATGCTCGGCTCCGCCAGCGAGGCCCACCCGCCGGACCTCACGTGGTCCGAGCGGGCCGACATCGCCGAGCGCCTCCTCGGCTCACTCGGCGGCGGCTCCCCGTCCGGTGCCTCCGGCGCGTCCGACGGCCGCGCCGCCCGGCGCGGCACGCTGCGGCTCGGCTCGCTCAGCGCGATCGGGGTCGGCGTGGTCGGGCCGATCGCCGACCCCGGCTGCGAGGACACCCCCGCGCTCAGCGCCCACGTCCTGCCCGGCCTCCTGCGCGAGCGGTTCGGGGTCCCGGTGCTGCTCGACAACAACACCAGACTCGCAGCGCTGGCCGAGGCCGTGTGGGGCGCGGCGGCCGACGCCGGGGACGTGCTGTATCTGCGGCTGTCCCACGGTGTGGGCGGCGGTCTGGTCGTCGGCGGGTCGCTGCACCGCGGGATGTACGGCATGTCGGGCGAGTTCGGGCACATCACCGTCGACCCTTACGGCGCACCGTGCGAGTGCGGCGGCACCGGCTGCCTGGAGACCGTCGCCTCGCTCGACGCCGTACTGCACCGCTACCGCTCGGCCGGCGGCCGGGCCGAGGACATCTCCGCGTTCCTCTCCGCCGCCGCGTCCGGCGACGAGACCGCGCACGCGGTACTGGACCGGGCCGGCACCGACATCGGCACCGTACTGGCCGCCGTCTGCAACGCGGTCGGCCCCGGCGTCATCGTCATCGGCGGCGAACTCGCCGAGGCCGGCGCCGCCTTGACCGACCCCGTGGAGCGGGCCCTGCACACCCACGTGATGCCGATGGCCCGGCACCGGGTGCGGGTACGGCGCGCCACCCTCGGCGAAGCCGGCAGCGCGCTGGGCGGCATCGCCCTCGTCCTCCACGAAACCCCCCTGCTCTCCCGCTACCCCCAGCCCGTCTCCGAGGAGCACGCGTGA
- the manD gene encoding D-mannonate dehydratase ManD: MSKIERAEVFVASPGRTFVTLRITTTDGVTGLGDATLNGRELAVVAYLRDHVAPLLIGKDPARIEDIWQYLYKGAYWRRGPVTMTAVSAVDTALWDIKGKTAGLPVYQLLGGRSRDGVLVYSHASGTDTPALLDDVERFLDLGYKAVRAQAAVPDVGGTYGVRKGKLYEPAATALPDEQPWDTESYLRFAPTYLEAVRERFGFGFHLLHDVHHRLTPMEAARFGKRVEDVGLLWMEDPTPAENQESFRLIRQHTTTPVAVGEVLTSIWDVQHLITEQLIDYVRTTVAHAGGITHLRRIFDLAALYQVRTGSHGATDLSPVSLSANVHLDLAVPNFGIQEYMGHPEEAAEVFQGGVTFADGMLHPSEEPGLGVEFDERAAARFPYEPRYLPVARRLDGSVHDW; the protein is encoded by the coding sequence GTGAGCAAGATCGAGCGCGCCGAGGTGTTCGTCGCTTCCCCAGGACGCACGTTCGTGACCCTCCGCATCACCACCACCGACGGGGTCACGGGCCTCGGCGACGCCACCCTCAACGGACGGGAGCTGGCCGTCGTCGCCTATCTGCGCGACCACGTGGCACCCCTGCTGATCGGCAAGGACCCGGCCCGTATCGAGGACATCTGGCAGTACCTGTACAAGGGCGCCTACTGGCGGCGCGGCCCGGTCACCATGACGGCCGTCTCCGCCGTGGACACAGCGCTGTGGGACATCAAGGGCAAGACCGCGGGCCTCCCCGTCTACCAGCTGCTCGGGGGTCGCTCCCGCGACGGCGTCCTCGTCTACTCGCACGCCAGCGGCACCGACACCCCCGCCCTCCTCGACGATGTCGAGCGCTTTCTCGACCTCGGCTACAAGGCCGTCCGCGCGCAGGCCGCCGTCCCCGACGTCGGCGGCACCTACGGCGTGCGCAAGGGCAAGCTGTACGAGCCGGCGGCCACCGCCCTCCCGGACGAGCAGCCCTGGGACACCGAGTCCTACCTCCGCTTCGCCCCCACCTACCTGGAAGCGGTGCGCGAGCGCTTCGGCTTCGGCTTCCACCTCCTGCACGACGTCCACCACCGGCTCACGCCCATGGAGGCCGCCCGCTTCGGCAAGCGCGTCGAGGACGTCGGACTGCTGTGGATGGAGGACCCGACCCCGGCCGAGAACCAGGAGTCCTTCCGCCTCATCCGGCAGCACACCACCACACCCGTCGCGGTCGGCGAGGTGCTCACCTCCATCTGGGACGTCCAGCACCTGATCACCGAGCAGCTCATCGACTACGTCCGCACCACCGTCGCCCACGCCGGCGGCATCACCCACCTGCGCCGCATCTTCGACCTGGCCGCCCTCTACCAGGTGCGCACCGGCTCGCACGGCGCCACCGACCTCTCCCCGGTCAGCCTCAGCGCCAATGTCCACCTCGACCTGGCCGTCCCCAACTTCGGCATCCAGGAGTACATGGGCCACCCCGAGGAAGCCGCCGAGGTCTTCCAGGGCGGGGTCACGTTCGCCGACGGCATGCTGCACCCCTCCGAGGAGCCCGGCCTCGGCGTGGAGTTCGACGAGCGGGCCGCAGCCCGCTTCCCGTACGAGCCGCGCTATCTGCCCGTGGCCCGGCGCCTCGACGGATCGGTCCACGACTGGTGA